CCGCGGTGGTGAGGAAGGCTGTGGCGAAACGGCCGATGGCGCGCGCGCGGTCCACATCGCCCGCAGCCCGCCCGCCCGCCGCAAAACCGTCCCCAAGGCCCCGCGTCATCCGGCGCTCCATCGTCCGCAAGCCGGCTCGCGGCCCAACCGTCAGAGCCGCCCAACCTCGTCCGAGCCCGGCGAAAAGCGCCCAGCGGGGAGCCCCAGCCATCGAGAAACCGCGCGCCAAGCGCCGCGCGGCCGCCTTTGAAGCCATGCGGCGCCCGGCGATGAGCCTGAGCGCGCCGCCGCAGCCCTTCAGCCCCCCCGCCTCTTCCGGGGGCGGGCAAGCGCCCTCGCCGGCATTCGAGGAAACGTTTGCGATTCCGGCAGGCTATGGCGAGGATCGCATCGTGCTGATGGTCAAGGATCCGTGGTGGCTGTATGCGTATTGGGAAATCCAGCCGGCCACGGAGCGCGCGGCGCGCAGCCAATTGCTGCCCCATGAGGTAGCGGATCTTTCGTCGGTGTTGCGGGTCTATGACGTCACCGATGCGGATTTTCCCGCGCAGCCGGCCCATGGGTTTTTTGATATCCCGCTCTCCGGCCTGGCGACGAATTGGTACATCGAGGTGAGCAAGCCCAACCGGTCGTTCGTCGTGGAGATCGGGCTGCTGACTCGGCAGGGGCGGTTTTTGCTGCTCGCGCGATCGAATCGGGTGACGACCCCGCGCTTCGGGCCGTCCGACGTCTTCGATGAAGAGTGGATGGTGTCTGACGAAGATTACTGGAAGCTCTTCGGGATGACCGCCGGCATCGGCATGGGGGCCAGCCCGACGGCGCTGAAGAAATTCATGGAGCAGCTGCCCTCCTCGGCCCTGTTTTCTCCCGGGGCGTTTTCCCCCGGCATGTTCTCTCCGGTGAAACAGCAACGCGCCCGCGCCTTTTGGCTGCGCGTGGATGCGGAGCTGATTGTCTATGGCGCCACCGATCCGAAGGCTGCGGTGACGATCCAAGGCCAGCCGGTGGCGCTGCGCGATGACGGCACGTTTAGCGTCCGGATGGCGCTGCCGGATGGCACGCAGACCATCCCGGTGGAAGCCACCTCGCCGGATCATGTGGAGACGCGCACGATTACGCCCGTAGTCACGCGCCGCACCGAGCGCTCGGAAACTCTCCGCGAGTCCACCGATGCCTCAAGGCCCGCGCCGTCGAAGCAGCCTAACCCCGTCTCCTCGTAATGCCCCAGGGCTACTTGGCACTCATCTTGCATACGCACCTGCCGTTTATCCGGCATCCTGAACATCACGATTTTCTCGAAGAGCGATGGCTGTTTGAAGCCATCACCGAGACGTACCTGCCGCTGCTGGAGCGCTTTCAGCGGCTGCTCAACGACCACGTACCCTATCGCGTGACCATGTCGCTGACCCCCACCCTGCTGGCGATGCTGGCGGATCCGCTGCTGCAAACCCGCTATGAGCGGCACTTAGAGCAGCTCATCGAGCTCGCAGAAAAAGAAATCTGGCGCACCCGGTGGGAGCCGCCGTTTCATCGCCTCGCCTTGCTGTACCACCATCGGTTTGTCACCGCGCGGCAGCTCTACGTGGAGACGTACCGGCGCAATCTGCTCACTCCGTTTCGGGAGCTGATGGATGCGGGTGTGCTGGAGGGGATCACGTGCGCGGCGACGCATGGGTATCTGCCGCTCATGGACGGGCAGCGCCAGGCGGTGCGCGCGCAAATCGCCGTCGGTGTTTCGGCGTTTGAGCATGCCTTCGGTCGGCGGCCGGCGGGGATCTGGCTGCCGGAGTGCGGCTATCATCCCGACCATGACTGGGTGCTCAAAGAGTTCGGCCTGCGGTATTGTCTCGTCGACGCCCATGGCGTGTTGTTCGGCTCGCCCCGGCCGAAATACGGCGTGTACGCTCCGGTCTTCTGCAAGAGCGGTGTGGCGGCTTTCGGCCGGGATCTGGAGTCGTCGAAAAGCGTGTGGAGCGCTGAGGAAGGCTATCCCGGCGATTATGAGTACCGGGAATTTTATCGGGATATCGGCTACGATCTTGATTACGAGTACATGCGGCCGTACTTGAACGGCGACGGCATCCGGCTCAACACCGGCATCAAATATTACCGCATTACCGGTCAGACCAATGACAAGCAGCCGTATGACCCTGATCGCGCCCTGGAGAAAGCCTCCGCGCACGCCGCGAATTTCATGTTCAATCGCGAGAAGCAAATCGAGTATCTCCGATCGGTCATGGATCGCCCGCCCGTCATCATCAGCCCGTATGACACCGAGCTCTTCGGCCATTGGTGGTTTGAAGGCCCGGACTGGCTAGAATTGCTGATTCGCAAGGCGCATTTCGATCAGCAAGTCTTCACCCTGGCCACGCCGTCGGACTACCTGCGGGAATTTCCGCGCAATCAGGTGGTGCAGCCGACCATGTCGAGCTGGGGCAACGGCGGGTACAACGATGTGTGGCTCTGCGGCGCCAACGATTGGATCTATCGGCACCTGCATAAAATGTCGGAGCAGATGACGCAGCTGGCGGATGAGTATCCGCAGGCGGACGCCTACCGCACCCGGCTGCTCAACCAATGCGCGCGAGAGCTGCTGCTCGCGCAGTCCTCGGATTGGGCCTTTATTCTGAAAACGCAAACACACACGGCCTACGCCTACCGGCGCATCCATCGGCACCTGGCTCGCTTCCGGGCGCTTCATGACGCCGCGCGGCGCGGCGCGATGGAGCATGGGCAGTTGACGGCGATCGAACACCAAGACAACCTCTTTCCATTCCTCGATTACCGCGTCTATGCCAGCCGCCGTTAGACCGCGATGACCGCAAAAGCCTCCAGAAATGGGGGTCATCCCCGTTCGGGGACTGTCCCCACGATGAAAATCGCTTGCATCGCCTCAGAGGTCGACCCGTTCGCCAAGACCGGCGGGTTGGCGGATGTCGCGGCGGCCCTGCCCAAGGCGCTGGCCCAACTGGGCCACGATGTCCGGATCATCATGCCGCTGTACCGGCAGGTGGATCGCAAGACATGTGATCTGCACCCGATGCATCTCGGTGTCGCCGTCGCGTTCGGGCCGCGCGTCATGACGGCGCAGCTGTGGCAGGGGATGCTGCCGAAGACAAAGATCCCGACGTATTTCATCGACTGCCCGCTGCTCTTCGATCGCGACGGGCTCTACCAGGTGCAGGGGAAAGATTTTCCGGATAATCTTGAGCGGTTCAGCCTCTTTTCTCAGGCCGCTCTGCGCGCCTTGCCGCTCGTCAACTGGCGGCCGGATGTGGTGCATTGCCATGATTGGCAAAGCGCGCTGGCCGTCGTCCACCTGAAGCACGGCGCCATCGCCCGCGAGCCGTTTTTTTCCGGCCTGCCAACGGTGCTGACCATCCACAATTTGGCCTATCAAGGGCTGTTCTTGAAAGAGCAGTGGTGGCTCACACAGCTGCCCGAGTCGCTCTTCGGGATCGACGGCCTGGAGTTTTACGGGCAGATCAACTGCTTGAAAGGCGGTCTGGTGTCGGCGGATCAGCTGACGACGGTTAGCCCCACCTATGCGCGCGAGATTCAGACGAACGCATTTGGCTGCGGGTTGGAAGGCGTCTTAGGTCTGCGCGCCGGCGATCTCAGAGGCATTCTCAACGGCATCGATTCTGAGGAGTGGAATCCATCGACCGATCCCCATCTTGCCGCCGCCTATTCGGCGGACAGTCCGCAGCGCAAAGTGACGTGCAAGCAAGCCCTGCAGCAGAGCCAGCGCTTGCCGCCGCGCCGCGACTTGCTCATCGGGATGATCCAGCGGTTGGCCGATCAAAAGGGCATTGATATCGTCGTGCAAGCGATGGAGACGCTCATGCAACTCCCGGTCCAGATCGTCATCCTGGGGACCGGCGATCCGGCCTATCACCGGCAATTCGAGGTATTGGCCAAGCGATTTCCTGAAAAACTCGCGGTGAATCTGACGTTCAATAACGCGCTGGCCCACCAGATCGAGGCGGGGGCTGACGCATTTTTGATGCCCTCCCGGTTTGAGCCGTGCGGGCTGAACCAGATGTACAGCATGCGCTACGGCACCGTCCCCATCGTCAAGCGCGTCGGAGGGTTGGCCGATACGGTGACCGACGCCAACGGGTTTATCTTCGAGGACCATACAGCGGAAGCGCTGGTGGCCGCCATCACGCAAACGCTCGTCGCATTCGCCAATCCGGCGCGCTGGCGGCAATTGATGCAGACCGGCATGCGCGCCGATTTTTCCTGGACCCGCTCCGCCTCCGATTACCTCCGCGTGTATCAACAAGCCATTACGAAAACCAAAGCTACTGCACGTGGTTGAGGGTTCGGGGCATCAATGATTGCCACTGTCACCTTCAATCCCTCCCTCGATGAGTGGGTGACACTCTCCTCGCTGAAGCTTGGGGTTCTCAATCGCGCCGCCGGGTGGAGCCGCTACGCAGGCGGCAAGGGCATTAACGTCTCCCGCGTCGTCCGCGAGCTCGGCGGCCGCACCATCGCCTTCGGCCTGGCCGGGGGAGAAGACGGCACGATCCTCCGCGAGCGCCTCAACCGGATGACGCTGCCGCACGTGTTTGTCGATGTCCCCGGCTCGACGAGAAACAATTATAAGATCCAATCCGCGCTCCCCCCAGCGCTCACAGAAATCAACTGTCCCGGGCCCAGGGTGCGAGCCGCAGCCATTAACCGATTGCAGCGAGCTCTTCTGCGGCAGGCTGGAGGCCTCCGCGGTGTTGCCCTCTCAGGCAGCCTTCCACCCGGGGTCCCTCCGACCATCTACGCGCGGTGGATTCGGCGGTTGCGCCGCCGCCGGATTCCAGCGGTCTTGGATGCGTCGGGCGTGGCACTCCGCCGCGGATGCGGCGCTCATCCCTGGCTGGTGAAACCGAATCGGCAAGAAGCGGAAGAGCTTCTCGGCAGGCGGCTCTCGTCGTTTCGGCAGGTGGTGGATGCCGCGCAGGCCGTGTCGAGGCAGGCGCGAAGCATCGTGATCCTCTCGCTTGGCAAAGAGGGGGCGGTGCTGGCCTCCTCCGGAGCCTCCTGGCTGGCGCGCCCTCCCGCCGTTCGGGTGGACTCCGCGGTGGGCGCTGGCGATTCGCTCGTGGGGGGATTGCTGTTTGGCTGGCTGCAGACAGGGTCGCTGCTCGAGGCGTTTCGGCTTGGGATCGCCTGCGGCGCGGCCACCGCCATGACGCCGGGCACTGAACTGTGCCACCGCCGAGACGTCTATCGGATCTTGCCTCGCATCAAGATCAAGCGCGTGTCTTGAATTTGGTGCTTAAACGATGCGTTGTAGGCAGCGTGGGGTGCTCCTGGATGTTGTCATTTTTGCGAGTTGGCTGGGTTCGGTTGGGCTCGTCATCGTCCATGAAGGCGGCGGATTCTTCGGCCCCTTCGGCGGCAATCCCAGCACGACGCTGCGGGCTAGCCTTGAGGCGAAAGAGCAGTGGTTTGCCATTTCCTACCAAGGCCACCGCGTAGGGTTTTCCAACACGACACTCGTCCCCAGCGAGCGGGACGGCGTTCCCGGTGTCGAGATCAGCGATCGGGGGCGGCTGTCATTCAACCTGCTGGGTATTCCGCAAGATCTTGACGTCAACGCCCGCGCCTTTATTGACGCGGATTGGCGGCTGCAATTCTTGACGGCGTCACTGCGTTCCGCGACGACGAACATCTCGTGGGTCGGCCGGCGCCATGGCGATGCCCTTGAGGTGACGGTCACCACTCCCAGCAGCACCGTCAGCAAGCGATTCCGCGATCCCGCCGGCTCGGCGTTTGTCAACGGGCTCTCCTCCTGGGCGGCGTTTCATCAG
This is a stretch of genomic DNA from Candidatus Omnitrophota bacterium. It encodes these proteins:
- the pfkB gene encoding 1-phosphofructokinase; amino-acid sequence: MIATVTFNPSLDEWVTLSSLKLGVLNRAAGWSRYAGGKGINVSRVVRELGGRTIAFGLAGGEDGTILRERLNRMTLPHVFVDVPGSTRNNYKIQSALPPALTEINCPGPRVRAAAINRLQRALLRQAGGLRGVALSGSLPPGVPPTIYARWIRRLRRRRIPAVLDASGVALRRGCGAHPWLVKPNRQEAEELLGRRLSSFRQVVDAAQAVSRQARSIVILSLGKEGAVLASSGASWLARPPAVRVDSAVGAGDSLVGGLLFGWLQTGSLLEAFRLGIACGAATAMTPGTELCHRRDVYRILPRIKIKRVS
- a CDS encoding DUF1957 domain-containing protein, coding for MPQGYLALILHTHLPFIRHPEHHDFLEERWLFEAITETYLPLLERFQRLLNDHVPYRVTMSLTPTLLAMLADPLLQTRYERHLEQLIELAEKEIWRTRWEPPFHRLALLYHHRFVTARQLYVETYRRNLLTPFRELMDAGVLEGITCAATHGYLPLMDGQRQAVRAQIAVGVSAFEHAFGRRPAGIWLPECGYHPDHDWVLKEFGLRYCLVDAHGVLFGSPRPKYGVYAPVFCKSGVAAFGRDLESSKSVWSAEEGYPGDYEYREFYRDIGYDLDYEYMRPYLNGDGIRLNTGIKYYRITGQTNDKQPYDPDRALEKASAHAANFMFNREKQIEYLRSVMDRPPVIISPYDTELFGHWWFEGPDWLELLIRKAHFDQQVFTLATPSDYLREFPRNQVVQPTMSSWGNGGYNDVWLCGANDWIYRHLHKMSEQMTQLADEYPQADAYRTRLLNQCARELLLAQSSDWAFILKTQTHTAYAYRRIHRHLARFRALHDAARRGAMEHGQLTAIEHQDNLFPFLDYRVYASRR
- a CDS encoding DUF4912 domain-containing protein; the encoded protein is MPLKASTKKPRNARLASTLVSALKKKAAAVVRKAVAKRPMARARSTSPAARPPAAKPSPRPRVIRRSIVRKPARGPTVRAAQPRPSPAKSAQRGAPAIEKPRAKRRAAAFEAMRRPAMSLSAPPQPFSPPASSGGGQAPSPAFEETFAIPAGYGEDRIVLMVKDPWWLYAYWEIQPATERAARSQLLPHEVADLSSVLRVYDVTDADFPAQPAHGFFDIPLSGLATNWYIEVSKPNRSFVVEIGLLTRQGRFLLLARSNRVTTPRFGPSDVFDEEWMVSDEDYWKLFGMTAGIGMGASPTALKKFMEQLPSSALFSPGAFSPGMFSPVKQQRARAFWLRVDAELIVYGATDPKAAVTIQGQPVALRDDGTFSVRMALPDGTQTIPVEATSPDHVETRTITPVVTRRTERSETLRESTDASRPAPSKQPNPVSS
- the glgA gene encoding glycogen synthase GlgA; the encoded protein is MKIACIASEVDPFAKTGGLADVAAALPKALAQLGHDVRIIMPLYRQVDRKTCDLHPMHLGVAVAFGPRVMTAQLWQGMLPKTKIPTYFIDCPLLFDRDGLYQVQGKDFPDNLERFSLFSQAALRALPLVNWRPDVVHCHDWQSALAVVHLKHGAIAREPFFSGLPTVLTIHNLAYQGLFLKEQWWLTQLPESLFGIDGLEFYGQINCLKGGLVSADQLTTVSPTYAREIQTNAFGCGLEGVLGLRAGDLRGILNGIDSEEWNPSTDPHLAAAYSADSPQRKVTCKQALQQSQRLPPRRDLLIGMIQRLADQKGIDIVVQAMETLMQLPVQIVILGTGDPAYHRQFEVLAKRFPEKLAVNLTFNNALAHQIEAGADAFLMPSRFEPCGLNQMYSMRYGTVPIVKRVGGLADTVTDANGFIFEDHTAEALVAAITQTLVAFANPARWRQLMQTGMRADFSWTRSASDYLRVYQQAITKTKATARG